Proteins found in one Enterococcus sp. 9D6_DIV0238 genomic segment:
- a CDS encoding prepilin peptidase — MWLFQFIIGSVVGSFICLVAERVPIGKSIVVPPSQCPDCQTKLRFFELIPIVSIILLKFRCCYCHHKLPVSYLFSEFIIGFLFLLTDFGNSYSMYIFFFSLTAFILTLTDIFYLIVEPKLFYPFLLLLCGFHYFLDLPFHVITGVFLFIILTSFNYVFTEAIGGGDILLITSWGVLLGNKSLILLLFIASGCALSVSLFCRLILNQKIEQLPFVPFLAFALFLILYLDK; from the coding sequence ATGTGGTTGTTTCAGTTTATTATTGGCAGTGTCGTCGGTTCATTTATTTGTTTAGTCGCTGAACGGGTACCGATCGGGAAGTCTATTGTGGTTCCTCCATCACAGTGTCCGGATTGTCAGACTAAGTTACGATTTTTTGAGTTGATTCCAATTGTCTCCATTATTTTATTAAAATTCCGTTGTTGTTACTGTCACCATAAATTGCCAGTCAGTTATTTGTTTAGTGAGTTTATTATTGGTTTTCTATTTCTATTGACCGATTTTGGTAACAGTTATTCCATGTATATTTTCTTCTTTTCACTTACCGCATTTATTTTGACTTTAACGGATATTTTTTATTTGATTGTGGAGCCTAAGCTTTTTTACCCCTTCTTATTGCTGCTATGTGGTTTTCACTATTTTTTAGACTTGCCCTTTCATGTAATTACCGGCGTCTTCCTATTCATTATTCTGACTAGCTTCAATTATGTATTCACAGAGGCTATTGGAGGTGGAGATATCCTTTTGATCACCTCTTGGGGAGTGTTGCTCGGCAATAAATCATTGATTTTACTATTATTTATTGCCAGTGGCTGTGCATTATCCGTTTCATTATTTTGCCGTCTTATTTTAAATCAAAAAATAGAACAGCTTCCATTTGTTCCATTTTTAGCATTCGCCTTATTTCTGATACTTTATCTAGATAAATAA
- the msrA gene encoding peptide-methionine (S)-S-oxide reductase MsrA, whose product MEKTYEKAIFAGGCFWCMVKPFDSQPGIISVVSGYTGGHIENPTYAQVTTGTTGHTEAVEITYDPEIISYEELVEIYWQQTDPTDALGQFADRGDSYRPVIFYSSEAQKEIAEKSKAALQASGRFTQPIVTKIESAQPFYPAEDYHQDYYKKHSVHYNLYREGSGRAGFIRKNWKN is encoded by the coding sequence CTGGTGGTTGCTTCTGGTGTATGGTGAAGCCATTTGATAGTCAGCCAGGGATTATTTCTGTCGTGTCAGGATATACTGGCGGACACATAGAAAATCCCACCTATGCACAGGTCACAACAGGTACTACCGGTCATACAGAAGCAGTAGAAATCACATATGACCCAGAAATTATATCGTACGAAGAACTGGTAGAAATTTATTGGCAGCAGACAGATCCGACAGATGCCCTAGGACAATTTGCCGATCGAGGCGATTCCTATCGTCCAGTGATTTTTTACTCAAGTGAAGCACAAAAAGAAATTGCCGAGAAATCAAAAGCAGCATTGCAAGCAAGTGGTCGTTTTACACAACCGATCGTCACTAAGATAGAATCTGCTCAACCATTTTATCCAGCAGAGGACTACCACCAAGATTATTATAAGAAACACAGTGTTCATTATAATCTGTATCGTGAGGGATCTGGGCGTGCAGGATTTATTCGGAAAAATTGGAAGAACTAA